Genomic window (Theileria annulata chromosome 4, complete sequence, *** SEQUENCING IN PROGRESS ***):
cttatttttataacCATTTTGTTGTTGGTAACACGCTTAACCATATTACTTATTTGTTCACTCCTATAACAACATTAGTAATTCCTATAATACCATAGCGATGTAACGTCGAAGTTAAAAGAAACTATTTGGATAGAAAATGTTATATTTGattcatcaattttaaaatcgTTTATATGATAGTTTGGGACTTCAATTTTGTTACAGCTTCCATCAGTAGAGTCAATCTgttcaaatttattgtaaaaACTCACATGAATTCTTATAGATGAATAGGAAAAATACAATTCctttattttgtaatttgaTATTTGTAACTGGTTTGTTTCTAGCAATTCAATTATCCCttaaaaatcattaatttaacattacTAATACCATCACATGGAAAGTATCCATTTGCTggagaaataaatttacgCTTGATTAAAAGGTTATTGCATTTAAACTACAAAACATTGCATAATTAACAAGTACTTCAAAGTTTTTTGACTCTATTGCGCTTATttctttaattaaattcttGAAAGTTCTTGACGCTTTAATATCGTTAATGTCTATTCTCCTAAGCCCTCTCCAGTACAACTCTAGTAGAGATATCTTTTCTTCATAAtcaattgataattttaatttcgTAAAGGTTGATTTAACTTCTTCTAAActaaatcatttttaaaatttgattattaCTATTTCGTGAAAAACATCCTCTCCAACTCTATCCTCTCTACCTTCTTCAACGAGTCCAGAATGTTAAACATgactaattattaattatttataataacaTACGAGAGAATATATTTCTATTAAGAAATGAGTATCCAAACTCAAGTCTGTAGACATCTACATTCTTGATTTCAACAACGTGTTTGTGTTTTATCCACTTAATAAACCCATCAGTAAATTCAAGTACATTCTCAAATTTGATTGACGGTATTATAGTTTGAATATAAtctgtaaattattttattatatattataactTATACATACAAACGATATCTCTTGTGGCGAATATGAGCTCCTCAGAACcattaaaatgtgtaaaattatcaacacaatttacaaataattcaaatgCAATTTGTAGTTCAGACGACTTATAAGACGTATCTAAGTAATATTGACAAATTTTATCTcgatttataattatttatggAAAAACTAACTGGATTTATTCAGGAAACTCTCAACTTTCACAAGAATACTCTCGCAGGaattagtaaataaatCATTAGAATAACTCATAATTGGTTtgtaaacaaattatataatgaatattgtGGGAGATTGTTAATTAGagttgaaaaatattatacctcacagaagaaaattaagtaattaaTATGTGTAACTATGAATAACGAATGTAGAATGTAcaaaatagtaaatatctgatataatgatataatatataagtttcaaatatatttagtgGTAAAATAGTGGAAATTATTGAAtggaattaaatattatgaagaatttatgaataatataGGATGATTACAGTTATATTACACAATAACTCAATTAACTCAAAATATCTAGAAAAAGAAAAACAAAGAACATATATcatctaataattaaaatttgtgTAGTATAATTgatgttaatttataaatgtgtTTGTGATTCTAATGGGGATTCCAGATTAAGATATTTTTACAacttattaatttgtttttatatataatttattattttatatatatttttattatttttataatagaAGGTGAGTTATTATAACAATATTTACTAATAtctatttattaatatattcagttgttataatttatccaactcatttttatttatattatttattagataaATCTATTCTTAAGACTATTtcaaaatcattatttaatttcattattatcaatGAAACTAATTGATTAGCTTTGAGgaactttatttttattcagCTTATCGAAAAATGGTTAATGTTCCAAAGACTAGAAAAACTCTCTGTACTGGAAAGTGCAAGAAACACCAACTGCATAAGGTCTCACAATACAAGAAAGGAAAGGACAGTGTCCATGTCCAGGGTAAGAGGCGTTATGATATGAAACAAAAGGGCTTCGGAGGTCAGACAAAACCAATTTTCCGTAAAAAAGCAAAAACCACAAAGAAAATTGTTCTAAAACTTGTATGATTTTCtggtaatttaatattttaggaATGTACCGTATGTAAGAAGAAGCATTTTGCGAAACTTAAGAGGTGCAAGAACTTCGAACTAGGTGGTGACAAGAAGACCAAAGGCGCATCATATTAAGTCAAAATCACAATAATGTAACCCATTGAAGCTAATTTGgttttcaaataaattaactatacaatatatatttctatGTTACATTATAAATCTTCGTAATGATGACTATATGGGATAGTCATTAGATTAGTGCGATAGAGCATTCTCATCGTTGTATGCCTTAGAATATTGGAGTTTGAGTTATAAAGCTTGTGTAAGTTAGGAACGATCTTAGGATTGGCTGCAAAAGCAACATAATAGTATCTTCCATACCAAAAAACACCAACCCTGGGTTTATTGattctaaattaattaaattgttaaaatgAAGTCGAACCTATGAGTTGTATATCTAAGTCCGAGATCCTGAGTGTTCAAAACGAGACCATGATATGTATTTGCTAGTTTAGATATATGAGAAACTATAGTAGAAATTTCATCCCGGTTAGCAAGTTTTGAAAATAACAGAAATGATTCATATAATACCATAAGAatacaaaatataacaCTGATGagttaaatgtgtaagaaTATATGAGTGGAATAAAGGATTCCAAAAATCatgttttaaattacagattaaaatattataaaattttaaaaagaaaaataatttaatggGAAAtcaaacaatttatttatattcaattcCAATATTCATAGTATAGTGTTAAGTTTAAccaaaatatttataattcattttaaaaattaattttatttgttaaatatcatatatttatattaatatacttttattttacaatttttgaTTTTCTAGATCACATGTTTACTACTTTCTAGAATTAAAACTCTTTTTTCCATTTTAAGCTTATTGATAAGcttaattttgtataataatggACTAATAGTGTTTTTGTTTTATCGCATAAACTAAATGGATGTGCTAAAGCCAGTTCACATAATTTCTCAAACATGGCTTACACCTTATTGTTAAAGGTACTCCTACTACTGACACATCTTGTTACCCTTCTGCTCGGAGCCCTAATTCTGGAGCTGATTctattttttagaaaaaataatgaaaaacaGATTCTTTTATCAACTCTATCAACGACCTCGTTCTTCAACTCACTCCAGGATGAGGACCTAATTTCATTTCGGAGCCACTTTTTGAGCTCATGGCAAAGGTTCGGAACTATTGTATTCGCATCAACATGTTTCTGCTCAATAGGATTCATATCCACATTATGTACATTACATTTCGCAGAAGATGCGGGTGACTCGAACTTCTTAAAATCCTTTTGGACCTTTGACGCATTGTTATGCTcatttatactatttttCGTAATCCCACTAGGGCTGTCAAACAAGTACGTGTCAATGAAGAAGAGCCTTCAACTAGTAAGTTAcacttaatttattattttcagaGCCAGAAGATTCTAAGACCAATGGCCTTCATGCTGATATGGATAGCAGTAGGCGTAGTTTTCGGGAACTTAGTGCTACACGACATGTTTGGATTTATGGAAAACAACAAAGTAGGGTTCACATTCACGTGCATCTATTACATGTGCGGGTTCGGACTGTTCTTCGTGGCACTGTTGGTGGGATTCTCAGGAATTTATTTCCCATACCTACTGTACATTATAAAGAGAGATGTCTCATCAGTTAGACAACTAGAAAGACTAATCTCAGAC
Coding sequences:
- a CDS encoding uncharacterized protein (Tap349h10.p1c.C.cand.37 - score = 62.96) gives rise to the protein MSYSNDLFTNSCESILVKVESFLNKSNTSYKSSELQIAFELFVNCVDNFTHFNGSEELIFATRDIVYYIQTIIPSIKFENVLEFTDGFIKWIKHKHVVEIKNVDVYRLEFGYSFLNRNIFSLMFNILDSLKKVERIELERMFFTKYLEEVKSTFTKLKLSIDYEEKISLLELYWRGLRRIDINDIKASRTFKNLIKEISAIESKNFEFKCNNLLIKRKFISPANGYFPCDGIIELLETNQLQISNYKIKELYFSYSSIRIHVSFYNKFEQIDSTDGSCNKIEVPNYHINDFKIDESNITFSIQIVSFNFDVTSLWSEQISNMVKRVTNNKMVIKIRIMSEISREMRTMAKKIINVLGENNELEPKGCGTEMKTEEIIEIRDETEEILFSSNSDDREIVELLNMAKDQYNKIKVTQDPDIVDDHDNLVDKDLFTQESFVENIDIRGSWIEPFNKISLESAMKCEIPKTIEISKDSKIFPTVIGSNDTEKSFYESQECCESTPSTLRSSDKSSLAMSSEVRISGDEYINRFDTSSMYTEKYNEPLMEQAERRKRDEEKYKAILIRMSNEIEKENKELETNARKILGELEKLESKYTFNRKIEETNKSSNILIEKSSELVKKTEETLKGMERIIEKIIKHYQKRTEDCEKALKSIYVK
- a CDS encoding 60S ribosomal protein L44, putative (Tap349h10.p1c.cand.195 - score = 12.90;~SMART pfam:Ribosomal_L44 (PF00935) at aa 18-94, E()=1.60e-42) codes for the protein MVNVPKTRKTLCTGKCKKHQLHKVSQYKKGKDSVHVQGKRRYDMKQKGFGGQTKPIFRKKAKTTKKIVLKLECTVCKKKHFAKLKRCKNFELGGDKKTKGASY